The genomic window CAGCGGGCTCGAAGTCGCGGTCGCCAAGACGACCACCTCCGCCGACGCGGCCCTGCTCGCCTCCGCCGTCGCCGGCAGCGCTCTCGGCATCCTCGCGTTCGGCATCCCGGCGGCGATCGTGGCCGCCATCGCCGGCGTGAAGAAATCGATCCCCGCCGCAGCACTCGCCGGTGCCGGCGCGCTCGTCGGTGTGGGCGTGAGTTGGTGGTGGTGGCTCGCTTCGCCGATTTGACCCCGAACAATCGAACCATGATCTCCTTCCGCTGCGTCACCTGCGGCCACAAGTTCGATGTCCCCGACCGCCTCGCCGGCAAGAAGGCGCGTTGCAAGCACTGCAAAACGTCGCTGGTGATCCCGCAGCCGGTAAGCCTGAATCGTCAACTCTCACCACGGCAACGTCGGCTCCTCGCCGACGAAAAAACGCTACGCGAGACCTTCGCCGACGGACCGATCCGCATCGTCGAAGCGTCAGGTGAACCACCGGAGAAGTACGTACTGGATTACCTCGTCCGCTCGCTCCGCAAGGAAATCAAGCGTGAGCCCGAGCCGATCAAGGGCCATCGCGTGCAGGTCGTGTTGCCGCCGGACTACCCCCGGCTCGCGCCGACGGTCTCGATGCTCACGCCGGTGTTTCATCCCAACATCGACACGACGACCGTCTGCGTCGGCGACCACTGGGCTGCGGGCGAACGGCTCGTCGACCTGCTCATCCGCGTCGGCGAGATGCTCGCGTTCCAAGCGTACAACATTCGCAGCCCCCTCAACGGCGACGCCGCCATGTGGGCCGACCTCAACAGCGAACAGTTCCCGATCGACCCGATGGATTTGCGGGCGCTGGTGGATTGACGCGGTCGATCCATTTTGAGCGGCGACCAACGGGAGCTTCTGAAGAAGGCTCCCGTTGGTCGCCGCTCAAACG from Planctomycetota bacterium includes these protein-coding regions:
- a CDS encoding ubiquitin-conjugating enzyme E2, giving the protein MISFRCVTCGHKFDVPDRLAGKKARCKHCKTSLVIPQPVSLNRQLSPRQRRLLADEKTLRETFADGPIRIVEASGEPPEKYVLDYLVRSLRKEIKREPEPIKGHRVQVVLPPDYPRLAPTVSMLTPVFHPNIDTTTVCVGDHWAAGERLVDLLIRVGEMLAFQAYNIRSPLNGDAAMWADLNSEQFPIDPMDLRALVD